The Mesotoga sp. BH458_6_3_2_1 genome has a window encoding:
- a CDS encoding Gfo/Idh/MocA family protein: protein MKIGILGIAHMHAYSYARALDGMNNVEISGLYDDDEYRMNKACRDLGIESFECPEELVAGSDGVIVTSENSTHRKFVEIAALKGKHVLCEKPIATTVEDANAMVEICKENSVKLQMAFPVRYSASVRKAKEIIRADSLVDIINLVGTNHGRMPGGWFTDPELSGGGAVMDHTVHVVDIVRWLLDCEFSTVYATFGTLIHDIQVEDCGLEMFKLSTGQYMTLDCSWSRPRAHPYWGDVTLRIVGTKGTLFLDIFNSKIEVYSNENGSSWENYGDNLDQLMIEEFVEVISSGRSPFTIGEDGLQALKVVCSAYRSYEEGRETEIV, encoded by the coding sequence CTTTACGACGACGATGAATACAGAATGAACAAAGCATGCAGAGATCTTGGGATAGAGTCCTTCGAATGCCCCGAAGAACTCGTTGCTGGAAGCGACGGAGTAATAGTAACCAGCGAGAATTCGACTCACAGAAAGTTCGTTGAGATCGCCGCCCTAAAGGGAAAACACGTCCTCTGCGAAAAGCCGATAGCAACAACTGTGGAAGACGCGAATGCAATGGTGGAGATTTGCAAGGAGAATAGCGTTAAGCTTCAAATGGCCTTTCCGGTTAGGTACAGCGCTTCTGTCAGAAAAGCAAAAGAGATCATAAGGGCCGATTCTCTGGTCGATATAATTAACTTGGTCGGAACTAACCATGGGAGAATGCCAGGCGGTTGGTTCACTGACCCCGAGCTTAGTGGGGGCGGAGCCGTGATGGATCATACCGTTCATGTGGTCGACATTGTGAGGTGGCTTCTTGACTGTGAATTCTCAACGGTCTACGCCACTTTCGGTACCCTAATACACGATATACAGGTCGAGGACTGCGGACTGGAGATGTTCAAACTCTCAACGGGTCAGTACATGACATTGGACTGCAGCTGGTCGAGACCAAGGGCTCACCCTTACTGGGGAGATGTTACGTTGCGCATTGTAGGAACGAAGGGAACACTCTTTCTTGACATCTTCAACTCGAAAATCGAAGTCTACTCAAATGAAAATGGTTCAAGCTGGGAGAACTACGGCGATAATCTTGATCAGCTAATGATTGAGGAGTTTGTTGAAGTGATAAGTTCAGGTAGAAGCCCGTTTACGATAGGAGAAGATGGATTACAAGCCTTGAAGGTAGTTTGTTCTGCATACAGGAGCTATGAAGAAGGAAGAGAGACAGAAATTGTGTAA
- a CDS encoding class I SAM-dependent methyltransferase — protein sequence MKHQYDRRKLEQEFDNLPDASPIADIDPFKGDIIAMVGALALDYLELGLEDTLLDIGTGRGRWAVAASPYCKRVIGIDISRRMLEDARINVASSGVENVEFFRGSFEDPCEETDVFRQNVNKVVAIYSLHHLTDPMKKEAISGLAEMLMRPGRIVIGDIMWFDDPGKHKDTWEEVYFDDSETDHPASISFMREVFETSGASEIEILQVHPLVGLISASFI from the coding sequence TTGAAGCATCAGTACGATCGAAGAAAATTGGAGCAGGAGTTTGACAACCTTCCTGACGCTTCACCGATAGCAGACATAGACCCATTCAAGGGAGACATAATCGCTATGGTTGGAGCGCTTGCGCTCGACTATCTTGAGCTTGGTTTGGAAGACACTTTGCTGGACATTGGAACGGGTCGGGGAAGATGGGCTGTGGCTGCGAGTCCTTACTGCAAGAGAGTAATTGGAATAGATATTAGTAGAAGGATGTTGGAGGACGCCAGAATAAATGTGGCCAGTTCTGGTGTCGAAAATGTGGAATTCTTCAGAGGCTCCTTTGAGGACCCTTGTGAAGAGACGGACGTTTTTCGGCAAAATGTGAATAAGGTTGTCGCAATCTATTCTCTTCACCATCTAACTGATCCGATGAAGAAGGAGGCCATCTCTGGGTTGGCAGAAATGCTAATGAGACCCGGGAGGATAGTTATTGGTGATATTATGTGGTTCGACGATCCAGGTAAGCACAAGGATACGTGGGAAGAAGTATATTTTGATGACAGCGAAACAGATCACCCGGCGAGCATTTCATTCATGAGAGAAGTTTTTGAGACCTCCGGCGCGAGCGAAATCGAAATCCTTCAGGTCCATCCACTAGTGGGGTTGATAAGTGCAAGCTTTATCTAA
- a CDS encoding SIS domain-containing protein, with product MSKFMKDTLEQPEAVRKLISTSDVVSAKVEGLDFDKVLFTGMGASLHAAEVAASFLRSSGIDAVSAEMSEIISYSSGETIKKYTTIFLISQSGESAELIRFIEDNRNLARRMALITNNGQSSAAKNFPEERVFLLNAGDERSMGATKTFVNSIVLMLIIAASKTTKQIDFSNLPSRMEEALALDVSWLATLLSEKRERILVARGFGIGVGRMARLMFAEVAKMSLIFYTGAAFRHGPVELLIDKPVVLTLNPSGATHDLMKELHSDISDKCDLITLSNSKNGSVETVYVSEGLDEVLASIPMMNVLQKTVEEIAKKRGFDPGAGVYGTKVTTKE from the coding sequence ATGTCTAAATTCATGAAGGATACGTTGGAACAACCCGAAGCAGTCAGAAAGCTTATCTCAACTTCCGATGTTGTATCCGCAAAAGTAGAGGGACTGGACTTTGACAAAGTATTATTCACTGGAATGGGGGCGTCACTACACGCTGCAGAAGTAGCTGCTTCCTTTCTCAGATCCTCCGGTATAGACGCGGTAAGCGCGGAGATGTCCGAGATAATCTCTTATTCTTCTGGAGAAACAATCAAGAAGTATACGACAATCTTTTTAATAAGCCAATCTGGAGAAAGCGCTGAACTAATAAGGTTTATCGAAGACAACAGGAATCTCGCACGGAGGATGGCTCTAATAACAAACAACGGCCAGAGCAGTGCTGCGAAGAATTTCCCTGAAGAGAGAGTCTTTCTTCTCAATGCAGGAGATGAAAGATCTATGGGAGCCACGAAGACCTTTGTGAATAGCATTGTTTTGATGCTGATAATCGCAGCTTCTAAGACGACCAAGCAGATTGACTTCTCCAACCTGCCTTCTAGAATGGAAGAAGCTCTTGCACTTGATGTTTCATGGCTCGCAACTCTCCTATCTGAAAAGAGGGAAAGGATACTTGTGGCCAGAGGATTCGGAATCGGGGTAGGCAGGATGGCAAGACTGATGTTTGCTGAAGTTGCGAAAATGAGCTTGATATTCTACACAGGCGCTGCTTTCAGGCATGGCCCGGTCGAGCTTTTGATAGACAAACCCGTTGTACTTACCCTGAATCCATCCGGAGCCACTCACGACTTAATGAAGGAACTTCACAGTGACATTTCCGACAAGTGTGACTTGATAACTCTTTCTAACTCAAAGAACGGGAGCGTTGAGACCGTTTACGTATCCGAGGGCCTTGATGAAGTGCTTGCATCGATTCCAATGATGAATGTACTTCAGAAGACCGTGGAAGAGATTGCTAAGAAGAGAGGCTTTGATCCCGGAGCCGGGGTGTACGGAACTAAGGTCACTACAAAAGAGTAG
- a CDS encoding alpha/beta fold hydrolase has translation MSLFRTKDGTQIYFEEHGNEKNPPLLILNGIMMSTPSWAGFISGFAKHFRLILMDFRDQGRSERKDLQYHISVHTSDVVDLLDHLRIAQGNIVGLSYGGQVAEMLAVANPGRVKSLVLANTPARISPYLAELGEAWKEAAELFDGERFFKLAIPFIYSDYFYNRNLAWLKERQKMFKSTLDRAWFEGFIRLISSNPDFNVLDKLDKIQCPTLLLGADRDIITPIEEMKMIHERVENSEFLIIKDAGHGAFLEKPGEFMTSIIGFVLKNC, from the coding sequence ATGTCACTATTTAGAACAAAGGATGGCACACAGATCTATTTTGAAGAACATGGAAATGAGAAGAATCCACCACTTCTCATTCTAAATGGAATTATGATGTCAACGCCATCATGGGCGGGTTTTATCTCGGGTTTCGCTAAGCATTTCAGGCTGATCTTGATGGATTTCAGAGATCAGGGCCGGTCAGAAAGAAAGGACCTGCAATACCACATCTCCGTTCATACGAGTGATGTCGTTGATCTTCTAGATCACCTGAGAATTGCTCAAGGAAACATAGTTGGCCTATCCTATGGCGGACAGGTCGCTGAAATGCTGGCTGTTGCCAATCCCGGCAGAGTCAAATCATTAGTGCTTGCAAACACCCCGGCAAGGATCTCTCCTTATCTCGCAGAACTCGGTGAAGCATGGAAGGAAGCGGCAGAACTTTTCGACGGCGAGCGATTTTTCAAACTCGCAATACCTTTCATCTACTCAGATTACTTCTACAACCGAAACCTTGCATGGCTAAAGGAACGTCAGAAGATGTTCAAATCGACTCTTGATAGAGCTTGGTTTGAAGGATTCATAAGACTCATCTCTTCCAATCCCGACTTCAACGTTCTTGACAAACTAGACAAAATTCAATGCCCCACTTTGCTCCTTGGTGCCGATCGGGACATTATTACTCCGATAGAAGAGATGAAAATGATCCATGAAAGAGTTGAAAACTCAGAATTTCTAATTATTAAGGATGCCGGTCACGGAGCTTTCCTTGAAAAGCCTGGAGAATTCATGACGTCAATAATAGGTTTTGTACTGAAGAATTGTTAG
- a CDS encoding 3-oxoacyl-ACP synthase — translation MGSVPVIGIAGIGTYIPEGFMTPDEIAEATGIPRDVIELKFGVKRRLMPGPHDTTSNLGIKAALKALENAGTDPKDIDLIIWNGAQHKDYPCWLAGLKVADEIGAINAWSFDMEAMCGSMMAGIDVAKSLMIARDDVHTVLLVSGYRNVDLMNLSEPSTSFMLDVGASGAAVVLKKGHNENVVLSSAFKGDGSFSELCIVPVGGTKKWPMSPEDAMNYHFSVQGDPTEFKKRLGETTMPNFYWVIRESLRKSGYSESDIDYLAILHFKRSAHFAVLEELGLKENQSTYLDYYGHLGQNDQILSIELGLKEGKIKDGDVIVMVGAGLGFVWAATTVKWGKN, via the coding sequence GTGGGTTCAGTTCCAGTGATTGGAATAGCGGGAATCGGGACATACATACCCGAGGGATTCATGACACCAGATGAGATTGCGGAGGCGACAGGAATTCCTCGAGACGTAATCGAATTGAAGTTTGGAGTGAAGAGAAGATTGATGCCCGGTCCCCATGACACCACAAGCAATTTGGGAATCAAAGCGGCATTAAAAGCTCTTGAGAATGCCGGGACTGATCCCAAGGACATTGATCTAATAATCTGGAACGGCGCTCAACATAAAGACTACCCGTGCTGGCTGGCGGGACTGAAGGTTGCTGACGAAATCGGCGCTATCAACGCTTGGTCTTTTGATATGGAAGCAATGTGTGGATCTATGATGGCCGGTATTGACGTAGCAAAGAGTTTAATGATCGCTAGAGACGATGTTCATACAGTCCTGCTTGTAAGCGGCTATAGAAATGTGGATCTCATGAATCTTTCTGAACCATCTACTTCGTTTATGCTTGACGTTGGGGCAAGCGGAGCTGCTGTGGTTCTTAAGAAAGGCCATAATGAGAACGTTGTTCTATCTTCGGCGTTCAAGGGTGACGGGTCATTCTCCGAGCTGTGTATCGTCCCAGTCGGGGGAACAAAAAAATGGCCTATGAGTCCTGAAGACGCAATGAACTATCATTTCTCTGTCCAAGGAGACCCTACGGAGTTCAAGAAACGCCTTGGAGAGACTACAATGCCGAATTTCTACTGGGTAATCAGAGAGTCACTGAGAAAGAGTGGCTATTCTGAAAGTGATATCGATTATTTAGCGATTTTACATTTCAAAAGATCGGCTCATTTTGCAGTTCTTGAAGAGCTCGGACTGAAGGAAAATCAGAGTACGTACCTTGATTATTACGGCCATCTTGGACAAAATGATCAGATTCTCTCAATTGAATTGGGTTTGAAAGAAGGAAAGATCAAAGATGGTGATGTGATAGTTATGGTCGGCGCCGGATTGGGTTTCGTCTGGGCCGCGACAACAGTGAAATGGGGCAAGAATTAG
- the fabG gene encoding 3-oxoacyl-[acyl-carrier-protein] reductase, with the protein MRMEGKVVIITGGASGLGKAAVEKFAGEGAIVYACDMDVEGLDNLKKEFSALPGKVIPKRLNVTDRPAIAELINEIKSEFGHIDGLVNNAGVTRDALIQRMSEEDWDMVINVNLKGVFNMTQAVAPVMIDQGRGAIVNTSSIVGVYGNIGQSNYSASKGGVIAMTKSWAKELTRKGAKIRVNAVAPGFIKTPMTEKMPEKILTSLEEKIPLKRMGLPEEIANVYFFLISDESSYLTGQIIGVDGGLVI; encoded by the coding sequence GTGAGAATGGAAGGTAAAGTTGTCATCATAACTGGTGGCGCAAGTGGACTGGGTAAAGCTGCAGTCGAAAAGTTTGCCGGTGAAGGCGCGATTGTCTACGCCTGCGATATGGACGTCGAAGGATTGGATAATCTGAAAAAGGAATTCTCCGCGCTTCCAGGCAAAGTAATTCCGAAAAGGCTCAACGTTACAGACAGGCCCGCAATAGCTGAATTGATTAATGAAATCAAAAGCGAATTTGGTCACATTGATGGGCTTGTCAATAATGCCGGAGTGACGAGAGACGCGTTGATTCAGAGGATGTCCGAAGAGGATTGGGACATGGTTATCAACGTCAACTTGAAAGGTGTATTCAACATGACGCAGGCGGTCGCTCCAGTGATGATAGATCAAGGTAGAGGCGCTATAGTGAATACTTCATCGATCGTCGGTGTATACGGGAATATCGGTCAATCTAACTACTCCGCTTCAAAGGGAGGCGTTATTGCAATGACCAAGAGCTGGGCTAAAGAGTTGACAAGAAAGGGTGCGAAGATCAGAGTAAACGCCGTGGCACCTGGATTCATAAAGACGCCTATGACTGAGAAAATGCCTGAGAAGATACTAACTTCGCTTGAAGAGAAGATCCCACTGAAGAGAATGGGACTCCCTGAGGAAATTGCAAATGTCTACTTCTTCTTGATTTCCGATGAGTCGAGTTATTTAACCGGTCAGATAATTGGCGTAGACGGGGGCCTCGTAATTTGA
- a CDS encoding TetR/AcrR family transcriptional regulator, with the protein MKVSRSERTRLQIKEAAEELFSRLGFEMTSVANICRTCGLSNGAFYRHYTGKEQVFKEIVQDIKTRFESASTLVVGRTAEEKLYYLYRTVFDILWESRRKFMAFHEAEYRFPDVESSVDKTYKEALLSTVLDDRSSLSMPELWFIIGSSRFAAIYWIIYNDTRVPDFTVQSLVDFTLKGFVKSEELDRTSLDFTLDRVKVNGEAKAKEVILLAAERLMGVKGYFGTSIYDITSKAGYGQGTFYLHFESKGKLLQELVYQANRNLRRTMKDAVTGVEGRLNREVRSFKAFLLFMDVHKELYNIVRESEFVQPETGRFYYERLLTSYISALEEARLKDEIKPIESRDLGVFLMGIGHFMGLDLLFGKEKNYEKWDEYLIELASLMAKGYGGAFS; encoded by the coding sequence TTGAAGGTCTCTCGAAGCGAGAGAACAAGACTACAAATAAAAGAGGCGGCTGAAGAGCTGTTCAGTCGCCTGGGTTTCGAAATGACCTCTGTCGCCAACATATGCAGAACCTGTGGACTTTCAAATGGAGCGTTTTATAGGCATTACACGGGTAAGGAGCAAGTATTCAAAGAGATCGTCCAGGATATCAAGACAAGATTTGAGTCTGCCTCTACGCTTGTAGTGGGACGAACTGCAGAAGAAAAGCTCTATTACCTTTACAGGACAGTCTTCGATATTCTTTGGGAATCGCGGAGGAAGTTCATGGCCTTTCATGAGGCTGAGTATAGGTTTCCAGACGTAGAAAGCTCAGTTGACAAGACTTACAAGGAGGCTCTTCTCTCAACGGTCTTAGACGATAGATCTTCACTTTCAATGCCTGAACTGTGGTTCATTATCGGAAGCTCAAGGTTCGCTGCGATCTACTGGATCATTTACAACGATACAAGGGTGCCCGATTTCACAGTGCAATCTCTCGTCGACTTCACCCTAAAAGGTTTTGTGAAGTCTGAAGAACTGGATCGTACGTCTCTGGACTTCACTTTGGATAGAGTGAAAGTAAACGGCGAAGCAAAGGCCAAAGAAGTAATCCTCTTGGCAGCAGAAAGACTAATGGGTGTAAAGGGATATTTCGGGACATCGATCTATGACATCACTAGCAAAGCGGGCTACGGACAGGGCACGTTCTATCTTCATTTTGAAAGTAAGGGGAAACTCCTTCAAGAGCTTGTCTACCAGGCGAACAGGAATCTAAGAAGGACAATGAAAGACGCAGTCACTGGCGTTGAAGGCAGGTTAAACAGAGAGGTTAGATCCTTCAAGGCGTTTTTGCTCTTTATGGATGTTCACAAAGAGCTTTACAACATAGTGCGTGAATCTGAGTTTGTGCAGCCCGAGACAGGTCGTTTCTATTACGAAAGGCTTCTTACATCGTATATTAGCGCTCTTGAAGAAGCTAGATTGAAGGATGAGATCAAACCGATAGAATCTCGAGATCTAGGAGTCTTCCTCATGGGAATAGGACATTTCATGGGCCTTGATCTGCTTTTCGGCAAGGAGAAGAATTATGAGAAATGGGATGAATATCTGATAGAGCTGGCTTCTCTTATGGCAAAAGGTTATGGAGGTGCTTTTAGTTGA
- a CDS encoding acetyl-CoA hydrolase/transferase family protein: protein MNWNDEYRKKKISIEEGLRNIRSGTKIVTSMAAMEAQGLLKNLHRVEGVENVAVATCLNIGEYPFFVNKEYEGKFLNESWFHSVGARKAVSNGLRTVTYIPNNLHTAGVERIMANTPDIFWGVASPMDRNGYMTVSLSTVYERDMVENAKMVIMEVNEKAPKTHGDTHVHISEVDYVIENSFEIPELPDTEPSKTEMSIAGHISSLVEDGSTLQIGIGGIPNAVAKLMEDKHDLGIHTEMFTESMIHLFEKGAITNRKKSLWKGKFIATFALGTKEMYSFIEDNPGVLLLRGNYVNDPYVVAQNDKMVSINTAISVDLTGQVCSEAIGTRHYSGTGGQLDTHRGASMAKNGKGIIALRSTAKKGTVSTIVPLLPMGSPVTVPRQDIDYVVTEFGLARLKGLNVFQRVEALLNISHPDFRSELRKQASDIGLI, encoded by the coding sequence TTGAACTGGAATGATGAATACAGGAAGAAAAAGATATCGATTGAGGAAGGTTTGAGGAACATCAGATCGGGAACTAAGATTGTAACAAGCATGGCGGCAATGGAAGCTCAGGGACTTCTGAAGAACCTCCACAGGGTTGAAGGCGTTGAAAATGTTGCCGTTGCTACATGTTTGAACATTGGGGAATACCCCTTCTTTGTGAATAAAGAATACGAAGGCAAGTTTCTCAATGAGTCCTGGTTCCATTCGGTAGGGGCCAGAAAGGCAGTTAGTAACGGTCTCAGGACAGTCACATACATTCCGAACAATCTTCACACTGCCGGTGTGGAAAGGATCATGGCAAACACACCAGACATCTTCTGGGGAGTCGCCTCGCCGATGGATAGAAATGGATACATGACTGTTTCTTTATCCACTGTGTACGAAAGAGACATGGTCGAGAACGCAAAGATGGTAATTATGGAAGTGAATGAAAAAGCTCCAAAGACTCACGGAGATACTCACGTACATATAAGCGAAGTCGACTATGTGATCGAGAATAGTTTTGAAATCCCCGAACTGCCAGATACTGAGCCTTCAAAAACGGAGATGAGCATTGCGGGTCACATTTCGTCGCTTGTTGAAGATGGTTCGACTCTGCAGATCGGAATCGGGGGCATTCCAAATGCCGTCGCAAAGCTTATGGAGGACAAGCACGACCTCGGGATCCATACCGAGATGTTCACAGAGTCGATGATTCATCTATTTGAGAAGGGCGCCATAACCAACAGGAAGAAAAGTCTGTGGAAAGGCAAGTTCATTGCAACTTTCGCCCTTGGAACAAAGGAAATGTACTCTTTCATTGAGGATAACCCGGGTGTTCTTCTGCTCAGAGGCAACTATGTCAATGATCCGTACGTGGTCGCGCAGAATGACAAAATGGTTTCGATAAATACGGCCATCTCTGTCGATCTAACAGGGCAGGTATGTTCTGAAGCAATTGGTACTCGACACTACAGTGGCACTGGCGGACAGCTTGACACACATAGGGGAGCCTCGATGGCGAAGAATGGGAAGGGAATAATTGCCCTCAGATCAACCGCCAAGAAAGGAACCGTCTCGACAATAGTGCCTCTTCTCCCTATGGGCTCGCCGGTAACTGTACCAAGACAGGATATCGATTATGTCGTTACGGAGTTTGGATTGGCGAGATTGAAGGGACTTAATGTATTCCAAAGAGTAGAAGCATTGCTCAATATTTCTCACCCGGATTTCAGATCAGAGCTTAGAAAACAAGCTAGCGATATTGGATTAATATAG
- a CDS encoding acetyl-CoA C-acetyltransferase: protein MKKVFIVGAKRTAIGTFGGTLKDVPAVEIGVTASKAAIEHSKVDPKNIEEAIMGCILTANQGMGPGRQVSIGAGLPIESPGYSVNMLCGSGMKSTMIGAQDILLGEAELVLTGGMENMSIAPYMLDKARFGYRMGSGSIVDHMIRDGLTDVFNDYHMGVTAENLAEKYGISRLEQDEFALESQKRAKEAISAGKFKDEIVPLVIKGRKGDVVFDTDEHPRDTSMEILGKLRPAFKKDGSVTAGNSSGINDGASATVLASEEAVEKYGLKPIAEIVSFAQAGVDPAIMGYGPVPAVEKALKKASMDVKAIDLIELNEAFASQSLSVLKGLMEIYGVSKEWLLDRTNVNGGAIALGHPIGASGNRIIVTLLYEMEKRNLEFGLASLCIGGGMGTAVVVKRV, encoded by the coding sequence ATGAAAAAGGTCTTCATAGTTGGTGCAAAAAGGACAGCAATCGGTACTTTTGGAGGAACTCTGAAGGATGTACCGGCTGTGGAAATTGGAGTGACTGCTTCAAAAGCCGCAATAGAGCACTCTAAGGTCGATCCTAAGAACATTGAAGAGGCAATAATGGGCTGCATTCTAACTGCGAATCAGGGTATGGGACCGGGAAGACAGGTATCAATTGGGGCAGGTCTTCCAATTGAGAGCCCAGGGTACTCAGTCAATATGCTTTGTGGTTCTGGAATGAAGTCGACAATGATAGGGGCGCAAGATATTCTCTTAGGCGAAGCCGAGCTAGTACTTACAGGGGGTATGGAGAATATGTCTATAGCACCCTATATGTTAGACAAAGCCAGGTTTGGATACAGAATGGGCAGCGGGTCGATTGTAGATCACATGATACGGGATGGCCTTACAGACGTATTCAATGACTATCACATGGGAGTGACTGCTGAAAATCTGGCTGAGAAATATGGCATCAGCAGGCTTGAGCAGGACGAGTTTGCACTTGAAAGTCAGAAAAGAGCCAAGGAAGCCATCTCGGCAGGAAAGTTCAAAGATGAAATCGTTCCTTTGGTTATTAAAGGAAGAAAGGGAGACGTCGTTTTCGATACCGATGAGCACCCAAGAGATACGAGCATGGAAATTCTGGGCAAACTCAGACCGGCCTTCAAGAAGGATGGTTCGGTAACAGCCGGGAATTCTTCGGGAATAAACGATGGGGCAAGTGCGACAGTCCTTGCGAGTGAAGAAGCAGTAGAAAAGTACGGACTGAAACCGATCGCGGAGATAGTCTCTTTTGCGCAGGCCGGAGTGGACCCCGCAATTATGGGATACGGCCCGGTGCCAGCCGTTGAGAAGGCTCTGAAAAAAGCGTCCATGGATGTCAAAGCCATCGATCTTATCGAGCTAAATGAAGCCTTTGCTTCTCAGTCACTGTCAGTATTGAAGGGTCTTATGGAGATCTATGGGGTTTCCAAGGAATGGCTTCTCGATAGAACTAATGTCAATGGAGGCGCGATTGCTCTTGGCCATCCGATAGGTGCGTCTGGTAACAGAATCATAGTTACGCTCCTATATGAAATGGAGAAGAGAAATCTTGAGTTCGGCCTGGCTTCACTTTGTATAGGCGGCGGAATGGGAACCGCAGTAGTAGTGAAGAGAGTCTAA
- a CDS encoding ABC transporter substrate-binding protein, whose amino-acid sequence MKRVLLVLLVVAVAVSITFAATPIKIGAVLPLGDITGDQAAKAMKLAVSEINAEGGLLGRPLELIIIDDELTPEKGAAAISRLATVDRVDFFVGGMSTGVHFAQIPVMKSFQKVTIWIGAAGSQCEVAVGPDADWYFHLHPWDYQQGASYGQGWTDLAEAYSNIEINKVFLAYEEGAFGTGSHESYIALQALAAEGQGAWSEVMGDYMGVSFKSAALGGGDYRAMLQQAKAYDPDLFVWAGYDADALPMLQQAKEVGFAPRFFVGAPPGWPAHFGDSPLAEGVTLYGMWAPTINKVSPVAEHFWNAYIEMFNEEPATYFAPLGYTNIYFLAEGIKAAGTIDKEPLIEALEQVEYPSPIGEVLKIAPSNVIKHQGFTAQKILQWQGGEQHVIWPLELKTAEPKYPFPSWDGR is encoded by the coding sequence GTGAAAAGAGTATTGTTGGTTCTACTTGTGGTTGCAGTGGCGGTATCAATAACATTTGCGGCCACACCAATCAAGATCGGAGCAGTTCTTCCCCTGGGAGATATCACGGGAGATCAGGCTGCAAAGGCAATGAAGCTCGCGGTAAGCGAAATCAACGCAGAAGGTGGTCTGCTTGGAAGGCCTCTAGAACTGATCATAATCGATGATGAACTGACGCCCGAAAAGGGAGCGGCCGCGATTTCCAGGCTTGCAACAGTGGACAGAGTCGATTTCTTCGTTGGTGGAATGAGCACTGGAGTACACTTCGCGCAGATTCCTGTTATGAAGAGCTTCCAGAAAGTCACGATTTGGATAGGAGCTGCTGGCTCTCAGTGCGAAGTAGCCGTCGGTCCAGATGCTGACTGGTATTTCCATTTGCATCCATGGGATTATCAGCAGGGTGCAAGTTATGGTCAAGGTTGGACAGACCTCGCAGAAGCCTATTCGAACATTGAAATCAACAAGGTCTTCCTGGCCTATGAAGAAGGCGCGTTTGGAACCGGTTCCCATGAATCTTATATAGCTTTGCAAGCACTGGCGGCAGAAGGCCAAGGTGCCTGGTCCGAAGTTATGGGCGATTACATGGGAGTCTCCTTCAAGAGTGCCGCTCTTGGCGGAGGAGATTACAGAGCGATGCTTCAGCAGGCTAAGGCGTATGACCCCGATCTCTTTGTCTGGGCGGGTTACGATGCCGATGCTCTTCCAATGCTTCAGCAGGCCAAAGAAGTTGGCTTTGCACCTAGGTTTTTCGTCGGAGCGCCTCCAGGTTGGCCGGCACATTTCGGCGACTCCCCTCTGGCAGAAGGAGTGACACTCTACGGGATGTGGGCTCCAACAATAAACAAGGTAAGCCCAGTTGCCGAACATTTCTGGAATGCATATATTGAGATGTTTAACGAAGAACCGGCGACATATTTTGCACCGCTCGGCTACACAAATATCTACTTCCTGGCGGAAGGAATCAAAGCCGCAGGCACAATCGATAAGGAACCACTCATCGAAGCCCTGGAACAGGTGGAGTACCCCTCACCAATTGGAGAAGTTCTTAAGATAGCTCCAAGCAACGTAATTAAGCATCAGGGTTTCACCGCCCAGAAGATACTACAGTGGCAGGGTGGCGAACAGCATGTAATTTGGCCTCTCGAACTCAAGACGGCCGAGCCGAAATATCCATTCCCTTCCTGGGATGGGAGATAA